In Stenotrophomonas sp. ASS1, the following proteins share a genomic window:
- a CDS encoding nucleoside transporter C-terminal domain-containing protein: protein MVEGLGRIGFGLFGLAVLIGITWLFSNNKRAVDWKLVATGITLQIAFAALVILVPGGRDVFDALGKGFVKILSYVNEGSGFIFGSLMDTKNYGFIFAFQVLPTIIFFSALMGVMYHLNIMQGIVRVMAWSITKVMRVSGAETTSVCASVFIGQTEAPLTVRPYIARMTQSELLTMMIGGMAHIAGGVLAAYVGMLGGGDPAQQAFYAKHLLAASIMAAPATLVVAKLLIPETGTPLTRGTVKMEVEKTSSNIIDAAAAGAGDGLKLALNIGAMLLAFIALIALLNAPLTWIGDVTGLAAAIGKPTNLSTIFGYVLAPIAWVIGTPWADATTVGSLIGQKVVINEFVAYTELSQIVNGQIAGVSLSEEGRLIATYALCGFANFSSIAIQIGGIGGLAPERRHDLAKFGLRAVLGGTIATFMTATIAGVLTHFS from the coding sequence ATGGTCGAAGGTTTGGGCAGGATCGGCTTCGGCCTGTTCGGGTTGGCGGTGCTGATCGGCATCACCTGGTTGTTTTCCAATAACAAGCGCGCGGTTGACTGGAAGCTGGTTGCCACCGGTATCACCCTGCAGATCGCCTTTGCGGCGCTGGTGATCCTGGTGCCGGGCGGGCGCGACGTGTTCGACGCGCTGGGCAAGGGCTTCGTCAAGATCCTCAGCTACGTCAACGAGGGCTCGGGCTTCATCTTCGGCTCGTTGATGGACACCAAGAACTACGGCTTCATCTTCGCCTTCCAGGTGTTGCCGACCATCATCTTCTTCTCTGCGCTGATGGGGGTGATGTACCACCTCAACATCATGCAGGGCATCGTGCGCGTGATGGCCTGGTCGATCACCAAGGTGATGCGCGTGTCCGGTGCTGAAACCACCAGCGTCTGCGCCAGCGTCTTCATCGGCCAGACCGAGGCGCCGCTGACCGTGCGCCCGTACATCGCCAGGATGACCCAGTCCGAGCTGCTGACCATGATGATCGGCGGCATGGCCCACATCGCCGGCGGCGTGCTGGCGGCCTACGTGGGCATGCTCGGCGGTGGCGACCCGGCGCAGCAGGCCTTCTACGCCAAGCACCTGCTGGCGGCCAGCATCATGGCCGCCCCGGCCACGCTGGTCGTGGCCAAGCTGCTGATCCCGGAAACCGGCACCCCGCTGACCCGCGGCACGGTGAAGATGGAAGTCGAGAAGACCTCCAGCAACATCATCGACGCGGCCGCCGCCGGCGCCGGTGACGGCCTGAAGCTGGCGCTGAACATCGGTGCGATGCTGCTGGCCTTCATCGCCCTGATCGCGCTGCTGAATGCCCCGCTGACCTGGATCGGCGATGTGACCGGCCTGGCCGCTGCCATCGGCAAGCCGACCAACCTGTCGACCATCTTCGGTTACGTGCTGGCCCCGATCGCCTGGGTGATCGGCACCCCGTGGGCCGATGCCACCACCGTCGGTTCGCTGATCGGCCAGAAGGTCGTGATCAACGAGTTCGTGGCCTACACCGAGCTGTCGCAGATCGTGAACGGCCAGATCGCCGGCGTGAGCCTGTCCGAGGAAGGTCGCCTGATCGCTACCTACGCGCTGTGCGGCTTCGCCAACTTCAGCTCGATCGCGATCCAGATCGGCGGCATCGGCGGCCTGGCCCCAGAACGTCGCCACGATCTGGCCAAGTTCGGCCTGCGCGCGGTGTTGGGCGGTACCATTGCCACCTTCATGACGGCGACCATCGCCGGCGTGCTGACGCACTTCAGTTGA
- a CDS encoding UDP-2,3-diacylglucosamine diphosphatase, whose product MSALANLSPHRRAVFVSDVHLGSRHCHATELARFLSQLRCERLYLVGDIIDLWWMAHRRANWRQSHSEVIQALHALRRAGTEIVYIPGNHDASLRHVCGLMLPAMQVRRRAIHVTADGRRLLVAHGDEYDGVTHFGGLQEKFGDWLYYRILTGNQALNAVRRLLGMRYWSLSEFLKKRSGAAERYIERFVQAGLDDVRRRGLDGIVCGHIHRAALIERDGLVYANDGDWVESLTALAEDHDGALRLLDHNGQTLVELPGARIKQAA is encoded by the coding sequence ATGAGCGCGCTGGCGAACCTGTCGCCGCACCGGCGCGCAGTGTTCGTCTCCGACGTGCACCTGGGGTCACGTCATTGCCATGCCACCGAGCTGGCGAGGTTCCTCTCGCAGCTGCGCTGCGAACGGTTGTACCTGGTGGGCGACATCATCGACCTGTGGTGGATGGCGCATCGCCGCGCCAACTGGCGCCAGTCGCACAGCGAAGTCATCCAGGCCCTGCACGCGCTGCGCCGTGCCGGGACCGAGATCGTCTACATCCCCGGCAACCATGACGCTTCACTGCGCCACGTGTGCGGGCTGATGCTCCCAGCGATGCAGGTGCGCCGCCGCGCCATCCATGTGACCGCCGATGGCCGTCGCCTGCTCGTTGCGCATGGGGACGAGTACGACGGCGTGACCCACTTCGGTGGCCTGCAGGAAAAGTTCGGTGACTGGCTGTACTACCGCATCCTGACCGGCAACCAGGCGTTGAATGCGGTGCGGCGGCTGCTGGGGATGCGCTACTGGTCGCTGTCGGAGTTCCTGAAGAAGCGCAGCGGTGCGGCCGAACGCTACATCGAACGCTTCGTGCAGGCCGGGCTGGACGACGTGCGGCGGCGCGGACTGGATGGCATCGTCTGTGGCCACATCCACCGCGCCGCGCTGATCGAGCGCGATGGCCTGGTCTATGCCAACGACGGCGACTGGGTGGAGAGCCTGACCGCGCTGGCCGAAGACCATGATGGCGCGCTGCGCCTGCTTGACCACAATGGCCAGACCCTGGTGGAACTGCCGGGCGCGCGCATCAAGCAAGCGGCTTGA
- the dusB gene encoding tRNA dihydrouridine synthase DusB produces MQIGPYTIAPNVVLAPMAGVTDKPFRLLCKRLGAGLAASEMTISDPRFWTTRKSIHRMDHEGEPAPISVQIAGTEPQQLAEAARYNVDHGAQIIDINMGCPAKKVCNAWAGSALMRDEQLVARILEAVVNAVDVPVTLKIRTGWDCDHRNGPVIARIAENSGIAALAVHGRTRDQHYTGQAEYATIGEIKAALRIPVIANGDIDSPQKAAYVLKETGVDAVMIGRSAQGRPWIFREVAHYLATGEELPPPSLAEVRDILLGHLHALHAFYGEPQGVRIARKHLGWYAKDRPENAAFRAVVNRAEDPASQIALTTEYFDRLIAGEPALSSAA; encoded by the coding sequence ATGCAGATCGGCCCGTACACCATTGCCCCCAACGTCGTGCTGGCGCCCATGGCCGGCGTCACCGACAAGCCTTTCCGCCTGCTGTGCAAACGGCTGGGCGCGGGACTGGCCGCCTCGGAAATGACCATCAGCGACCCGCGCTTCTGGACCACGCGCAAGTCGATCCATCGCATGGACCATGAGGGCGAGCCGGCACCGATCAGCGTGCAGATCGCCGGCACCGAGCCGCAGCAGCTGGCCGAGGCCGCGCGCTACAACGTGGACCACGGCGCGCAGATCATCGACATCAACATGGGCTGCCCGGCCAAGAAGGTGTGCAACGCCTGGGCCGGTTCGGCACTGATGCGCGACGAGCAGCTGGTGGCGCGCATCCTCGAAGCCGTGGTCAACGCGGTGGACGTGCCGGTCACGCTGAAGATCCGTACCGGTTGGGACTGCGACCATCGCAATGGTCCGGTGATCGCGCGCATCGCAGAGAACAGCGGTATCGCCGCACTGGCGGTGCACGGCCGCACCCGCGACCAGCACTACACCGGCCAGGCCGAGTACGCCACGATCGGCGAGATCAAGGCCGCACTCCGCATTCCGGTGATCGCCAACGGCGATATCGATTCGCCGCAGAAGGCCGCCTACGTCCTGAAGGAAACCGGCGTGGATGCAGTGATGATCGGCCGCTCGGCACAGGGCCGGCCATGGATCTTCCGCGAGGTGGCGCATTACCTGGCCACCGGCGAGGAACTGCCGCCGCCGTCACTGGCGGAAGTGCGCGACATCCTGCTTGGTCACCTGCATGCGCTGCATGCGTTCTATGGCGAGCCGCAGGGCGTGCGCATCGCGCGCAAGCACCTGGGCTGGTACGCCAAGGACCGGCCGGAGAATGCCGCCTTCCGCGCGGTGGTCAACCGTGCCGAAGATCCGGCCAGCCAGATCGCATTGACCACCGAGTACTTCGACCGCCTGATTGCCGGGGAACCGGCGTTGTCTTCGGCAGCCTGA
- a CDS encoding class I SAM-dependent methyltransferase, translating into MTPPISSPTYLHGFSGTEQQRLMTQARLLESSIFGQIDYSGARRLLEVGSGVGAQTEILLRRFPELHVTGVDLSETQLATARENLARTPWCSDRYTLQQADAGELPFEARSFDAAFLCWVLEHVPSPARVLSEVRRVLAPGSPVYITEVMNASFLLDPYSPHIWRYWMAFNDFQYDHGGDPFVGAKLGNLLLAGGFRDVHTEIKTIHLDNREPARRKTMIAFWEQLLLSAADQLLQAGSVDEETVEGMRREFRLVQNDPNAVFFYSFVQGRATVY; encoded by the coding sequence ATGACCCCGCCGATTTCCTCCCCGACCTACCTGCACGGATTCTCCGGCACCGAGCAGCAGCGCCTGATGACCCAGGCACGGCTGCTGGAATCGAGCATCTTCGGCCAGATCGACTACAGCGGCGCGCGTCGCCTGCTGGAAGTCGGCAGCGGCGTCGGCGCGCAGACCGAAATCCTGCTGCGCCGCTTCCCCGAGCTGCACGTGACCGGCGTGGACCTGAGCGAAACACAGCTGGCCACCGCGCGCGAGAACCTGGCGCGCACACCGTGGTGCAGCGACCGCTACACCCTGCAGCAGGCCGACGCCGGCGAGCTGCCGTTCGAAGCACGCAGCTTCGACGCGGCGTTCCTGTGCTGGGTGCTGGAGCACGTGCCGTCACCAGCACGCGTATTGAGCGAAGTGCGCCGCGTGCTGGCCCCGGGTTCGCCGGTCTACATCACCGAGGTGATGAATGCCTCGTTCCTGCTCGACCCGTATTCGCCGCATATCTGGCGCTACTGGATGGCCTTCAACGATTTCCAGTACGACCACGGGGGAGATCCGTTCGTCGGCGCCAAGCTGGGCAACCTGCTGCTAGCCGGCGGCTTCCGCGACGTGCACACCGAGATCAAGACCATCCACCTGGACAACCGCGAACCGGCCCGTCGCAAGACGATGATCGCGTTCTGGGAACAACTGCTGCTGTCGGCTGCCGACCAGCTGTTGCAGGCCGGATCGGTGGACGAGGAAACCGTGGAAGGCATGCGTCGCGAGTTCCGTCTGGTGCAGAACGATCCGAACGCGGTGTTCTTCTATTCGTTCGTGCAGGGCCGCGCCACGGTGTATTGA
- a CDS encoding metal-dependent hydrolase translates to MDSLTQIVLGGAVAAAIAPPGHRRAALLAGAALGTLPDLDALWLGFTAADPVANMIEHRSFSHSLLVLPWVAALIWWLFKRFGNGRVAQSPVRWFWAIQLALVTHPMLDAFTVYGTQLWWPLRPHPTMGSSVFIIDLGYTVWLLLGCVLAWFGRARPWAGKVLGVALLVSSAYLGWGLIAKAQVDRAAQQSLAAMGLGDAPRFSVPMPFNTLLWRVVAMTPNGYVVGDRSLVADHGPMRFEGHASNVQALREAQAIPAVQQLTWFNRGFMRAQVVDGRLVLSDLRMGLEPDYTFNFAVAEQADGQWRAITPEQVRVDYSSPAARADVGRRLAAMWQRIWQEPAAQPGAVDHSAVH, encoded by the coding sequence ATGGATTCCCTGACCCAGATCGTGCTCGGCGGCGCCGTCGCTGCTGCCATCGCCCCGCCCGGACATCGCCGTGCGGCCCTGCTGGCCGGTGCTGCGCTCGGCACCCTGCCGGACCTCGACGCCCTGTGGCTCGGCTTCACTGCCGCCGACCCGGTGGCGAACATGATCGAGCACCGCAGCTTCAGCCACTCGCTGCTGGTGCTGCCTTGGGTGGCGGCACTGATCTGGTGGTTGTTCAAGCGCTTCGGCAATGGCCGCGTCGCCCAGTCACCGGTGCGCTGGTTCTGGGCGATCCAGCTGGCGCTGGTCACCCATCCCATGCTGGATGCGTTCACCGTCTACGGCACCCAGCTGTGGTGGCCGCTGCGCCCACACCCGACCATGGGTTCCAGTGTCTTCATCATCGATCTCGGCTACACGGTATGGCTGCTGCTGGGCTGCGTGCTGGCCTGGTTTGGTCGCGCCCGCCCCTGGGCTGGCAAGGTGCTGGGTGTGGCGTTGCTGGTCAGCAGTGCATACCTGGGTTGGGGCCTGATCGCCAAGGCGCAGGTCGACCGTGCTGCCCAGCAGAGCCTGGCGGCGATGGGCCTGGGCGATGCGCCGCGCTTCTCGGTGCCGATGCCGTTCAACACCCTGCTGTGGCGCGTGGTGGCAATGACGCCGAACGGCTACGTGGTGGGCGACCGCTCGCTGGTGGCCGACCACGGGCCGATGCGGTTCGAAGGCCACGCATCCAACGTGCAGGCCTTGCGCGAAGCGCAGGCCATCCCGGCGGTGCAGCAGCTGACGTGGTTCAACCGTGGCTTCATGCGTGCGCAGGTGGTGGACGGCCGGCTGGTGCTGAGCGACCTGCGTATGGGGCTGGAACCGGACTACACCTTCAACTTCGCGGTGGCCGAGCAGGCTGATGGGCAGTGGCGGGCGATCACGCCCGAGCAGGTGCGGGTGGATTACAGCAGCCCGGCTGCACGCGCCGACGTCGGACGCCGGTTGGCCGCGATGTGGCAGCGGATCTGGCAGGAGCCGGCAGCACAGCCGGGTGCGGTCGACCACAGCGCCGTGCATTGA
- a CDS encoding transposase produces MSDSLDIGVDVDSKEFVPAVADRKAGDRIANTRAGIAQWLNTLPQRCRIGMEATGRYYELLARMAGQAGHVVYVINPRLIKHYGRATGSRGKTDAMDAEAIARYVKKENDRLREYVPRTDEQQQMHDLLRKRQTLVKTRARLEQSFGVSKSAPGELSDLFCALAGTLSELESELQRLGRDGEHGTLYKRLLTIPGIGPAVAAHLIYYMTRWPLANANAWIACTGLDPRPNESGGRTGRRRLSKQGAPVLRQMLYMAAMGLKRCRRGQPLYDELSKRGHPSTAVFNILARKLARIAWGVFKSGRDFDPAMLKVGQACFQQA; encoded by the coding sequence ATGTCTGATTCTCTCGATATTGGCGTGGACGTGGACTCCAAGGAGTTCGTACCGGCAGTGGCCGACCGCAAGGCCGGCGACAGGATCGCCAACACCCGGGCCGGCATAGCCCAGTGGCTCAACACCTTGCCCCAGCGATGCCGGATTGGCATGGAGGCGACGGGGCGGTACTACGAGTTGTTGGCTCGGATGGCTGGCCAGGCAGGCCACGTTGTCTATGTGATCAATCCACGTCTGATCAAGCACTACGGCCGGGCGACGGGCTCGCGTGGCAAGACGGACGCCATGGACGCCGAAGCGATCGCCCGATACGTGAAGAAGGAGAACGATCGCCTGCGTGAATACGTACCGCGTACCGATGAGCAGCAGCAGATGCACGATTTGCTGCGCAAGCGGCAGACGCTGGTAAAGACACGCGCGCGCCTGGAGCAATCCTTCGGGGTAAGCAAAAGTGCCCCCGGGGAGCTGTCAGATCTGTTCTGCGCTCTGGCTGGGACGCTGTCCGAGCTGGAAAGCGAACTGCAGCGCTTGGGTCGCGATGGAGAGCATGGCACGCTCTACAAGCGCCTGTTGACCATCCCTGGTATCGGCCCCGCTGTCGCCGCTCACCTGATCTACTACATGACGCGCTGGCCGTTGGCCAACGCCAACGCGTGGATCGCCTGCACCGGCCTGGATCCCCGGCCCAACGAGTCTGGCGGAAGAACGGGACGGCGTCGGCTGTCCAAACAGGGCGCGCCAGTGCTGCGCCAGATGCTCTACATGGCCGCCATGGGGCTCAAGCGGTGTCGCCGGGGGCAACCGCTCTACGACGAGCTGTCAAAACGCGGTCACCCCAGCACCGCCGTCTTCAACATCCTGGCCAGAAAGCTGGCCAGGATCGCCTGGGGTGTCTTCAAAAGCGGCCGGGACTTCGATCCGGCCATGCTGAAGGTGGGTCAAGCCTGCTTCCAGCAGGCTTGA
- a CDS encoding ribokinase produces the protein MSSSVVVVGSFNVDHVWRCESLPAPGATIAGRYSTGPGGKGFNQAVAACRAGADTHFVCALGDDAGGATARELAAQDGFGLIAEASSEPTGTAGIYVDARGRNTIVIGPGANAALSTDFLQQQQALLTGAKVVLVQLESPVQTIEAALATAREAGVTTVLNTAPADAPSTIGLLKLADVITPNETEFAALLGRHVGERVDANDVAALDGASLHALCRKLVGNGTVVVTLGSVGVFVSHADENLRGDTQPYYRVGAEQVQAIDTTGAGDAFNGALAASLAQVADAPFARHVRFANQFAGRSTEKEGAAAAMPRFTPADVEVK, from the coding sequence ATGAGCAGCAGTGTCGTTGTCGTCGGTTCCTTCAATGTCGATCACGTGTGGCGGTGCGAGTCGCTGCCGGCACCGGGTGCGACCATTGCCGGCCGTTACAGCACCGGCCCCGGTGGCAAGGGCTTCAACCAGGCCGTGGCGGCCTGCCGCGCCGGTGCCGACACGCACTTCGTGTGCGCGCTGGGCGACGACGCTGGTGGCGCCACCGCCCGTGAGCTGGCCGCGCAGGACGGCTTCGGTCTGATCGCCGAAGCCAGCAGCGAACCGACCGGCACCGCCGGCATCTACGTCGATGCCCGTGGCCGCAACACCATCGTGATCGGACCGGGTGCCAACGCCGCGCTGAGCACCGACTTCCTGCAACAGCAGCAGGCCCTGCTGACCGGCGCCAAGGTGGTGCTGGTGCAGCTGGAATCGCCGGTGCAGACCATCGAAGCGGCACTGGCCACGGCCCGCGAGGCCGGCGTCACCACCGTGCTCAACACCGCACCGGCCGACGCCCCCTCGACCATCGGCCTGCTCAAGCTGGCCGATGTGATCACCCCGAACGAAACCGAGTTCGCCGCCCTGCTCGGCCGCCATGTCGGTGAGCGCGTGGATGCCAATGACGTCGCCGCGCTGGACGGTGCCAGCCTGCATGCGCTGTGCCGCAAGCTGGTCGGCAACGGCACCGTGGTGGTGACCCTGGGTTCGGTGGGTGTGTTCGTGTCGCATGCCGATGAGAACCTGCGCGGCGATACCCAGCCGTACTACCGCGTGGGTGCCGAACAGGTGCAGGCGATCGACACCACCGGTGCCGGTGACGCCTTCAACGGTGCGCTGGCCGCGTCGCTGGCGCAGGTGGCCGACGCCCCGTTCGCCCGCCACGTGCGCTTCGCCAACCAGTTCGCCGGTCGTTCGACCGAGAAGGAAGGCGCTGCAGCGGCGATGCCGCGCTTCACCCCGGCCGACGTGGAAGTGAAGTAG
- a CDS encoding aldo/keto reductase — protein sequence MQYRRLGSTGLPISALSFGAWVTFGDQVPRDEARNLVAAAWDHGVNFFDNAEGYANGRAEQVMGDVITDLRLPRDGFCVSSKVFFGSAKDPRPTQRGLSRKHVTDACHAALKRLRVDYLDLYYCHRPDPDAPIAETVHAMDTLVRQGKILYWGTSEWSAAQIQQALDIAEARNLQGPSMEQPQYNLLHRERVEVEYAPLYAGAGLGTTIFSPLASGLLTGKYDQGIPADARLGREGMEWLQDLVLGADAGARLGQVRRFSEVARALGHAPATLAIAWCLRNPNVSSVILGASRVSQLLQNLQALDVLGQVDAAGWAQVEAVFA from the coding sequence ATGCAATACCGTCGCCTGGGCTCCACCGGCCTGCCGATTTCCGCCTTGTCCTTCGGCGCCTGGGTGACCTTCGGCGACCAGGTCCCGCGCGATGAGGCCCGCAACCTGGTGGCCGCCGCCTGGGATCATGGCGTCAACTTCTTCGACAATGCCGAGGGTTATGCCAACGGCCGTGCCGAACAGGTCATGGGCGACGTGATCACCGACCTGCGCCTGCCGCGCGACGGTTTCTGCGTGTCCAGCAAGGTGTTCTTCGGCAGTGCCAAGGACCCGCGGCCGACCCAGCGCGGCTTGTCGCGCAAGCACGTGACCGACGCCTGCCATGCCGCGCTCAAGCGCCTGCGGGTGGACTACCTGGACCTTTATTACTGCCACCGCCCGGATCCGGACGCGCCGATCGCCGAGACCGTGCACGCCATGGATACCCTGGTACGGCAGGGCAAGATCCTCTACTGGGGCACTTCGGAGTGGTCGGCGGCGCAGATCCAGCAGGCGCTGGACATCGCCGAGGCGCGCAACCTGCAGGGCCCGTCGATGGAGCAGCCGCAGTACAACCTGCTGCACCGCGAGCGGGTCGAGGTCGAGTACGCGCCGCTGTATGCGGGTGCCGGCCTGGGCACCACCATCTTCTCGCCGCTCGCCTCGGGCCTGCTCACTGGCAAGTACGACCAGGGCATCCCGGCCGATGCGCGGCTGGGGCGGGAAGGCATGGAGTGGTTGCAGGACCTGGTGCTGGGGGCCGACGCCGGGGCCCGCCTGGGCCAGGTGCGGCGCTTCAGCGAGGTGGCACGCGCGCTCGGCCATGCCCCGGCCACGCTAGCCATCGCCTGGTGCCTGCGCAACCCGAACGTTTCCAGCGTGATCCTCGGCGCCAGCCGGGTCAGCCAGCTGCTTCAGAACCTGCAGGCACTGGACGTGCTGGGGCAGGTCGACGCGGCCGGCTGGGCCCAGGTCGAAGCCGTCTTCGCCTGA
- a CDS encoding hemin uptake protein HemP, with product MNAQPVLLRPETLTLRDRPVRVVPPEEVIDSEALLKGRREILIQHGDRFYRLRHTSNDKLILTK from the coding sequence ATGAATGCTCAACCTGTACTGCTGCGCCCCGAAACGCTGACCCTCCGCGATCGACCGGTCCGCGTCGTTCCGCCGGAAGAGGTCATCGACAGCGAAGCCCTGCTCAAGGGCCGTCGTGAAATCCTGATCCAGCACGGCGACCGCTTCTATCGCCTGCGGCACACCAGCAACGACAAGCTGATCCTGACCAAGTAA
- a CDS encoding transposase — MSDSLDIGVDVDSKEFVPAVADRKAGDRIANTRAGIAQWLNTLPQRCRIGMEATGRYYELLARMAGQAGHVVYVINPRLIKHYGRATGSRGKTDAMDAEAIARYVKKENDRLREYVPRTDEQQQMHDLLRKRQTLVKTRARLEQSFGVSKSAPGELSDLFCALAGTLSELESELQRLGRDGEHGTLYKRLLTIPGIGPAVAAHLIYYMTRWPLANANAWIACTGLDPRPNESGGRTGRRRLSKQGAPVLRQMLYMAAMGLKRCRQGQPLYDELSKRGHPSTAVFNILARKLARIAWGVFKSGRDFDPAMLKVGQACFQQA; from the coding sequence ATGTCTGATTCTCTCGATATTGGCGTGGACGTGGACTCCAAGGAGTTCGTACCGGCAGTGGCCGACCGCAAGGCCGGCGACAGGATCGCCAACACCCGGGCCGGCATAGCCCAGTGGCTCAACACCTTGCCCCAGCGATGCCGGATTGGCATGGAGGCGACGGGGCGGTACTACGAGTTGTTGGCTCGGATGGCTGGCCAGGCAGGCCACGTTGTCTATGTGATCAATCCACGTCTGATCAAGCACTACGGCCGGGCGACGGGCTCGCGTGGCAAGACGGACGCCATGGACGCCGAAGCGATCGCCCGATACGTGAAGAAGGAGAACGATCGCCTGCGTGAATACGTACCGCGTACCGATGAGCAGCAGCAGATGCACGATTTGCTGCGCAAGCGGCAGACGCTGGTAAAGACACGCGCGCGCCTGGAGCAATCCTTCGGGGTAAGCAAAAGTGCCCCCGGGGAGCTGTCAGATCTGTTCTGCGCTCTGGCTGGGACGCTGTCCGAGCTGGAAAGCGAACTGCAGCGCTTGGGTCGCGATGGAGAGCATGGCACGCTCTACAAGCGCCTGTTGACCATCCCTGGTATCGGCCCCGCTGTCGCCGCTCACCTGATCTACTACATGACGCGCTGGCCGTTGGCCAACGCCAACGCGTGGATCGCCTGCACCGGCCTGGATCCCCGGCCCAACGAGTCTGGCGGAAGAACGGGACGGCGTCGGCTGTCCAAACAGGGCGCGCCAGTGCTGCGCCAGATGCTCTACATGGCCGCCATGGGGCTCAAGCGGTGTCGCCAGGGGCAACCGCTCTACGACGAGCTGTCAAAACGCGGTCACCCCAGCACCGCCGTCTTCAACATCCTGGCCAGAAAGCTGGCCAGGATCGCCTGGGGTGTCTTCAAAAGCGGCCGGGACTTCGATCCGGCCATGCTGAAGGTGGGTCAAGCCTGCTTCCAGCAGGCTTGA